A genomic window from Chlorobium phaeobacteroides DSM 266 includes:
- the cas2 gene encoding CRISPR-associated endonuclease Cas2, with protein MLVLVTYDVNTETPAGRRRLRRIAKTCQNYGQRVQFSVFECNVDPSQWVKLRAKLMHEMDHAHDSLRFYFLGSNWQNRIEHEGAKEPRDLEGPLIL; from the coding sequence ATGTTAGTATTGGTAACCTACGACGTCAATACCGAAACGCCTGCCGGAAGGCGCAGGCTTCGCAGGATTGCGAAAACCTGCCAGAACTATGGCCAACGGGTTCAGTTTTCGGTATTCGAATGTAATGTCGATCCGTCACAATGGGTAAAATTACGGGCAAAACTGATGCATGAAATGGATCATGCGCATGACAGCCTGAGGTTTTATTTTCTCGGCTCCAACTGGCAGAATCGCATTGAACACGAAGGAGCGAAAGAACCCCGCGATCTCGAAGGACCGTTGATTTTATGA
- the cas1c gene encoding type I-C CRISPR-associated endonuclease Cas1c, which yields MKKLLNTLFVTTQGAYLSKEGECAVIKIDKVEKVRLPLHMLDGIICFGQITCSPFLMGHCAEKGVTVTFLTEYGKFLCQVQGPTKGNILLRRAQYRQADNYQQSAMLARAFVIGKIGNSRVTLARAMRDHPEKVDGEKMHYAQQLLAGCIKKLGDETDQERIRGIEGEAGRIYFEVFDQCITTSDPLFRFNGRNRRPPVDRVNCLLSFLYTLVTHDIRSALESCGLDPAAGFLHKDRPGRPSLALDMLEEFRSYIADRMALSLINRGQIQANDFTVSDTGAVLMKDDARKTLLTAYQKRKQEEIEHPYVREKMAVGLIWHMQAMLLARYIRGDIDMYPPFVWR from the coding sequence TTGAAAAAGCTGCTCAACACGCTGTTCGTTACCACGCAGGGTGCATATCTGTCGAAAGAAGGTGAGTGCGCGGTCATAAAAATCGATAAAGTTGAAAAAGTACGATTGCCTCTTCATATGCTTGACGGTATTATCTGTTTCGGACAGATCACCTGCAGCCCATTTCTCATGGGTCACTGTGCAGAAAAGGGTGTGACGGTGACGTTCCTTACCGAATACGGCAAATTCCTCTGTCAGGTGCAGGGGCCAACGAAAGGCAACATTCTGCTCAGGCGCGCACAATACCGGCAAGCAGACAACTATCAGCAGTCGGCCATGCTTGCCCGGGCGTTCGTCATAGGAAAAATCGGCAACAGCAGGGTTACCCTTGCAAGGGCCATGCGGGACCACCCCGAAAAGGTCGATGGCGAAAAAATGCATTATGCACAGCAACTGCTTGCCGGTTGCATTAAAAAGCTTGGCGATGAAACCGATCAAGAGCGAATCAGGGGGATCGAGGGTGAAGCAGGAAGAATTTATTTCGAGGTATTCGACCAGTGCATCACAACTTCCGACCCGTTGTTCCGGTTTAATGGCCGAAACCGTCGACCGCCGGTTGACCGGGTAAATTGTCTGCTTTCGTTTCTCTATACCCTTGTGACGCATGATATCCGCTCCGCACTTGAGTCATGCGGGCTCGATCCGGCAGCGGGTTTTCTGCACAAGGATCGCCCGGGTCGTCCGAGCCTCGCTCTCGATATGCTCGAAGAGTTTCGTTCCTATATCGCCGACAGAATGGCATTGTCGTTAATCAATCGGGGTCAGATTCAGGCAAATGATTTCACGGTATCCGATACTGGCGCTGTGCTGATGAAAGACGATGCAAGAAAAACCTTGCTAACGGCTTACCAGAAAAGAAAACAGGAAGAAATAGAACATCCGTATGTCAGGGAAAAAATGGCTGTGGGTCTCATCTGGCATATGCAGGCTATGTTGCTGGCTCGGTATATCCGGGGGGATATCGATATGTACCCTCCTTTTGTCTGGAGGTAA